One genomic window of Limnothrix sp. FACHB-406 includes the following:
- a CDS encoding DMT family transporter, whose amino-acid sequence MTAQPVNPQSSLQSWWGWLLLISPFFFWGTAMVAMKGTLDHTTPFFLAGLRLVPAGLLILGVAALTDRLKPISWVGWAWVTAFALVDGALFQGFLAQGLARTGAGLGSVTIDSQPLAVALMARWLYREQIGPLGWLGLLLGVVGIAGVGLPDEWILQLLNGTAWQALWQNGAIGWDSGAIGQGLAALLNNLWGSGFWWMLLAALSMAIGTVMVRPMSQYVDPVVATGWHMVFGGMPLFGLSAAFEVNQWQGLTLADWGSISYSTLFGSAVSYGVFFFFASKGNLTSLSALTFLTPVFALLFGNWFLGEVLSTVQTASVLLTLVSIYLVNQRAVIAQKLRSIHPKLAPIPIEVSSKESP is encoded by the coding sequence GGCACAGCCATGGTGGCCATGAAAGGCACCCTTGACCACACCACACCCTTCTTCCTGGCGGGGTTGCGGCTGGTACCAGCGGGGTTGTTGATTTTGGGGGTGGCGGCCCTGACCGATCGCCTCAAGCCGATCAGTTGGGTCGGGTGGGCCTGGGTGACGGCCTTTGCCCTGGTGGATGGGGCCCTGTTCCAAGGCTTTTTGGCCCAAGGGCTGGCCCGCACGGGAGCTGGGCTAGGCTCCGTGACCATTGACTCACAGCCCCTGGCGGTGGCCCTAATGGCCCGCTGGCTCTATCGGGAGCAGATCGGGCCCCTCGGTTGGTTGGGACTGCTGTTGGGGGTGGTGGGCATTGCCGGTGTGGGGCTGCCCGATGAATGGATTTTGCAGTTGTTGAACGGCACGGCCTGGCAAGCGCTCTGGCAAAACGGGGCGATCGGCTGGGATTCCGGGGCGATCGGGCAGGGGCTAGCGGCCTTGCTGAATAACCTCTGGGGCAGTGGCTTTTGGTGGATGCTGTTGGCGGCCCTGTCCATGGCGATCGGGACGGTGATGGTGCGGCCGATGAGCCAGTATGTGGATCCGGTGGTGGCCACGGGTTGGCACATGGTCTTTGGCGGAATGCCCCTGTTTGGGCTGTCGGCAGCATTTGAGGTGAACCAATGGCAAGGCTTGACCCTGGCCGATTGGGGGTCGATCAGCTATTCCACCCTCTTTGGCAGCGCGGTTTCCTATGGGGTCTTTTTCTTTTTTGCCTCCAAGGGCAACCTCACCAGCCTCAGCGCTTTGACCTTTCTCACGCCGGTGTTTGCCCTCCTGTTTGGCAATTGGTTTTTGGGGGAAGTGCTCAGCACGGTGCAAACGGCGAGTGTTTTGCTGACGCTGGTTAGCATTTACCTGGTGAATCAGCGGGCGGTGATTGCCCAGAAGTTGCGATCGATTCATCCCAAGTTGGCTCCCATCCCGATCGAGGTGTCGTCCAAAGAGTCCCCTTGA